The following proteins come from a genomic window of Coregonus clupeaformis isolate EN_2021a chromosome 2, ASM2061545v1, whole genome shotgun sequence:
- the LOC121532210 gene encoding transmembrane 9 superfamily member 2, whose protein sequence is MKTRIDTDFVLVFTLVAFSTCSGFYLPGIAPVSFCEDGKGGDDCQTLIQLFVNRLDSVESVLPYEYDVFDFCTDNVERRPSENLGQVLFGERIETSPYKFSFKKDEKCQKLCTKTYVKGKTEDKNMLDFLKRGMQLNYQHHWIVDNMPVTWCYEVEDSQKYCNPGFPIGCLITSEGRPKDACVINGEFNKKDTFYVFNHVDIKLTYHNGEGEGWRGARLVAATLEPKSFNNAGADKPTCEGRPMEVPVLFNSDVKITYTYSVTFEENNAIKWASRWDYILVSMPHTNIQWFSIMNSLVIVLFLSGMVAMIMLRTLHKDIARYNQVDQDDAQEESGWKQVHGDVFRPPTKGMMLSVFLGQGTQIFIMTFITLFLACLGFLSPANRGALMTCSVVLWVLLGTPAGYVSARLYKTFGGEKWKLNVLLTALLCPGIVFADFFLMNLILWVEGSSAAIPFGTLVAILALWFGISVPLTFIGAYFGFKKPAIEQPVRTNQIPRQIPEQSFFTKPVPGIVMGGILPFGSIFIQLFFILNSIWSHQMYYMFGFLFLVFIILLITCSEATILLCYFHLCAEDYHWWWRSFLTSGFTAVYLFVYAVHYFFSKLQIVGAASTILYFGYTAIMVLIFFLFTGTIGFFACFWFVSKIYSVVKVD, encoded by the exons ATGAAGACGCGGATAGACACGGATTTTGTACTTGTGTTCACGTTAGTTGCCTTCAGTACTTGTTCAGGATTCTACCTTCCGGGTATAGCCCCAGTGAGTTTTTGTGAAGACGGTAAAGGAGGTGACGATTGTCAG ACTCTCATCCAGCTATTTGTGAATCGCTTGGACTCAGTGGAATCAGTTCTGCCATATGAATATGACGT CTTTGACTTCTGCACAGATAACGTGGAGAGGAGACCGTCTGAGAACCTGGGCCAGGTGCTATTTGGCGAGAGAATTGAGACCTCGCCATACAAG TTCTCATTCAAAAAAGACGAGAAATGCCAGAAATTGTGCACCAAAACCTATGTGAAGGGTAAAACCGAGGATAAGAACATGCTGGACTTCCTCAAGAGAGGAATGCAGTTGAACTACCAGCACCATTG gattgttgacaacatgcCAGTCACCTGGTGCTATGAGGTGGAAGACAGTCAGAAATACTGCAATCCTGGATTTCCCATTGGCTGCCTCATCACCTCTGAGGGGCGGCCTAAAGATGCCTGTGTCATCAAT GGTGAGTTCAACAAGAAGGACACATTTTACGTCTTCAACCACGTGGACATCAAACTTACCTACCAcaatggggagggggaggggtggagaggagctCGCTTGGTGGCAGCCACACTGGAGCCCAAGAG TTTCAACAATGCTGGTGCTGACAAACCGACATGTGAAGGCCGTCCCATGGAGGTTCCTGTACTGTTTAACAGTGACGTGAAAATCACCTACACCTACTCTGTCACCTTCGAG GAAAACAATGCCATCAAGTGGGCCTCCAGATGGGACTACATTTTGGTCTCCATGCCTCACACCAACATCCAGTGGTTCAG CATCATGAACTCTCTAGTCATCGTGCTTTTCCTGTCTGGCATGGTGGCTATGATAATGCTGAGGACCCTGCACAAGGACATCGCCAGGTACAACCAGGTGGACCAG GATGATGCTCAGGAGGAGTCTGGGTGGAAGCAGGTGCACGGGGATGTGTTCAGGCCTCCTACGAAGGGCATGATGCTTTCTGTGTTCCTCGGCCAGGGAACCCAGATCTTCATCATGACTTTCATCACCCTCT TCCTGGCCTGCCTGGGGTTCCTGTCTCCAGCTAACCGGGGGGCTCTTATGACCTGTTCTGTGGTGCTGTGGGTTCTGTTGGGGACCCCTGCAGGATACGTGTCAGCACGCCTCTATAAGA CTTTCGGTGGTGAGAAATGGAAGCTCAATGTCCTGTTGACAGCACTGTTGTGTCCAGG GATTGTGTTTGCAGACTTCTTCCTGATGAACTTGATCTTGTGGGTGGAAGGGTCGTCGGCTGCCATCCCCTTTGGCACGCTGGTGGCCATCTTAGCTCTGTGGTTTGGCATCTCCGTGCCCCTCACCTTCATCGGTGCCTACTTCGGCTTCAAGAAACCT GCCATTGAGCAGCCGGTGAGAACCAACCAGATCCCCAGACAGATCCCAGAACAGTCCTTCTTCACCAAGCCTGTCCCCGGGATCGTCATGGGGGGCATCCTGCCCTTCGGCAGCATCTTCATCCAGCTCTTCTTCATCCTCAATAGCATCTG GTCTCACCAGATGTACTACATGTTTGGTTTCCTCTTCCTGGTCTTCATCATCCTCCTCATCACCTGCTCTGAGGCCACCATCCTGCTATGCTACTTCCACTTGTGTGCAGAG GACTATCACTGGTGGTGGCGCTCATTCCTGACCAGCGGCTTCACGGCGGTCTACCTGTTTGTCTACGCAGTCCACTACTTCTTCTCTAAGCTGCAGATCGTTGGAGCTGCCAGCACCATCCTCTACTTTGGCTACACCGCCATCATGGTGCTCATATTCTTCCTCTTCACAG GCACCATTGGCTTCTTTGCCTGCTTCTGGTTTGTAAGTAAAATCTACAGCGTGGTCAAGGTGGACTAA
- the LOC121532215 gene encoding RNA-binding motif protein, X chromosome isoform X3, with protein MAEADRPGKLFIGGLDTETDEKALEKYFSKYGRIVEVLLMKDRETNKSRGFAFVTFESPADAKDAAREMNGKSLDGKPIKVEQATKPTFGRGPPPMHPRSRGPPRGPRGSRGAPSGMRGPPSRDYYDNIGIVEPFFKGISSRGPPPLKRGPPIRNGGPPPKRHAPSPMGRPPMSRDRDPYGPPPPRRDSMSRRDDYPSPRDEYYSTKDSYSSREYTSSRDTRDYAPPPRDYPQSSSRDEYGSMSRGYSERDGYGGGREPKSYMERPSAAAYREPYGGYG; from the exons ATGGCAGAGGCCGACCGACCAGGGAAGCTCTTCATCGGAGGCCTGGACACTGAAACTGACGAAAAGGCCCTTGAGAAGTATTTCAGCAAATATGGCAGAATAGTAGAAG TTCTGTTGATGAAAGATCGGGAAACAAATAAATCAAGAGGTTTTGCTTTTGTGACCTTTGAGAGTCCGGCAGATGCAAAGGATGCTGCGCGTGAAATGAATGGGAAG TCGCTTGATGGTAAGCCAATCAAGGTTGAACAAGCTACGAAACCTACGTTTGGACGCGGCCCACCACCCATGCATCCACGCAGCCGTGGTCCCCCTAGAGGCCCTCGAGGATCTAGAGGAGCACCAAGCGGAATGAGGGGTCCACCATCCAGAG ACTACTATGATAACATAGGGATTGTAGAACCCTTTTTCAAAGGGATTTCATCCAGAGGACCCCCACCACTGAAGAGAGGACCTCCGATTCGTAATGGAGGCCCCCCACCCAAGAGACACGCTCCTTCTCCTATGGGTAGAC CTCCCATGTCCAGGGACAGGGACCCCTACGGCCCACCCCCTCCCCGCAGAGATTCGATGTCCAGAAGGGATGATTACCCATCACCAAGGGATGAATATTACAGCACAAAGGACAG CTATTCTAGCCGGGAATATACAAGTTCCAGGGATACAAGGGACTATGCACCACCACCAAGGGATTATCCCCAATCCAGTTCCCGCGATGAGTATGGGTCAATGTCCAGGGGCTACAG TGAGCGTGATGGTTATGGTGGAGGCCGGGAACCTAAAAGCTATATGGAGCGCCCTAGTGCAGCCGCCTATCGAGAGCCCTATGGTGGTTACG GATGA
- the LOC121532215 gene encoding RNA-binding motif protein, X chromosome isoform X1, translating to MAEADRPGKLFIGGLDTETDEKALEKYFSKYGRIVEVLLMKDRETNKSRGFAFVTFESPADAKDAAREMNGKSLDGKPIKVEQATKPTFGRGPPPMHPRSRGPPRGPRGSRGAPSGMRGPPSRDYYDNIGIVEPFFKGISSRGPPPLKRGPPIRNGGPPPKRHAPSPMGRPPMSRDRDPYGPPPPRRDSMSRRDDYPSPRDEYYSTKDSYSSREYTSSRDTRDYAPPPRDYPQSSSRDEYGSMSRGYSERDGYGGGREPKSYMERPSAAAYREPYGGYGNSRSAPPSRAPQPSYNGSGGSSRYDDYGSSSRDGYGSRESYPSSRSDPYPPSRGERMGRQERGPAPPIERGYPPRDAYSGSSRGAPRGGRGGSRVDRGIARSRY from the exons ATGGCAGAGGCCGACCGACCAGGGAAGCTCTTCATCGGAGGCCTGGACACTGAAACTGACGAAAAGGCCCTTGAGAAGTATTTCAGCAAATATGGCAGAATAGTAGAAG TTCTGTTGATGAAAGATCGGGAAACAAATAAATCAAGAGGTTTTGCTTTTGTGACCTTTGAGAGTCCGGCAGATGCAAAGGATGCTGCGCGTGAAATGAATGGGAAG TCGCTTGATGGTAAGCCAATCAAGGTTGAACAAGCTACGAAACCTACGTTTGGACGCGGCCCACCACCCATGCATCCACGCAGCCGTGGTCCCCCTAGAGGCCCTCGAGGATCTAGAGGAGCACCAAGCGGAATGAGGGGTCCACCATCCAGAG ACTACTATGATAACATAGGGATTGTAGAACCCTTTTTCAAAGGGATTTCATCCAGAGGACCCCCACCACTGAAGAGAGGACCTCCGATTCGTAATGGAGGCCCCCCACCCAAGAGACACGCTCCTTCTCCTATGGGTAGAC CTCCCATGTCCAGGGACAGGGACCCCTACGGCCCACCCCCTCCCCGCAGAGATTCGATGTCCAGAAGGGATGATTACCCATCACCAAGGGATGAATATTACAGCACAAAGGACAG CTATTCTAGCCGGGAATATACAAGTTCCAGGGATACAAGGGACTATGCACCACCACCAAGGGATTATCCCCAATCCAGTTCCCGCGATGAGTATGGGTCAATGTCCAGGGGCTACAG TGAGCGTGATGGTTATGGTGGAGGCCGGGAACCTAAAAGCTATATGGAGCGCCCTAGTGCAGCCGCCTATCGAGAGCCCTATGGTGGTTACG GTAACTCACGCAGCGCCCCACCCTCAAGGGCCCCCCAACCATCCTACAATGGCAGTGGCGGAAGCAGTCGCTATGACGACTATGGCAGCAGTTCCCGGGATGGCTATGGCAGTCGTGAAAGTTACCCCAGCAGTCGGAGTGACCCATACCCCCCTAGCCGTGGTGAGCGAATGGGCAGGCAGGAGCGGGGGCCAGCACCCCCAATCGAGAGAGGCTACCCTCCTCGTGACGCGTACAGTGGCTCAAGTCGCGGGGCGCCCCGTGGTGGCCGCGGAGGCTCAAGAGTCGATAGAGGAATTGCCCGCAGCAGATACTGA
- the LOC121532215 gene encoding RNA-binding motif protein, X chromosome isoform X2, whose translation MAEADRPGKLFIGGLDTETDEKALEKYFSKYGRIVEVLLMKDRETNKSRGFAFVTFESPADAKDAAREMNGKSLDGKPIKVEQATKPTFGRGPPPMHPRSRGPPRGPRGSRGAPSGMRGPPSREPFFKGISSRGPPPLKRGPPIRNGGPPPKRHAPSPMGRPPMSRDRDPYGPPPPRRDSMSRRDDYPSPRDEYYSTKDSYSSREYTSSRDTRDYAPPPRDYPQSSSRDEYGSMSRGYSERDGYGGGREPKSYMERPSAAAYREPYGGYGNSRSAPPSRAPQPSYNGSGGSSRYDDYGSSSRDGYGSRESYPSSRSDPYPPSRGERMGRQERGPAPPIERGYPPRDAYSGSSRGAPRGGRGGSRVDRGIARSRY comes from the exons ATGGCAGAGGCCGACCGACCAGGGAAGCTCTTCATCGGAGGCCTGGACACTGAAACTGACGAAAAGGCCCTTGAGAAGTATTTCAGCAAATATGGCAGAATAGTAGAAG TTCTGTTGATGAAAGATCGGGAAACAAATAAATCAAGAGGTTTTGCTTTTGTGACCTTTGAGAGTCCGGCAGATGCAAAGGATGCTGCGCGTGAAATGAATGGGAAG TCGCTTGATGGTAAGCCAATCAAGGTTGAACAAGCTACGAAACCTACGTTTGGACGCGGCCCACCACCCATGCATCCACGCAGCCGTGGTCCCCCTAGAGGCCCTCGAGGATCTAGAGGAGCACCAAGCGGAATGAGGGGTCCACCATCCAGAG AACCCTTTTTCAAAGGGATTTCATCCAGAGGACCCCCACCACTGAAGAGAGGACCTCCGATTCGTAATGGAGGCCCCCCACCCAAGAGACACGCTCCTTCTCCTATGGGTAGAC CTCCCATGTCCAGGGACAGGGACCCCTACGGCCCACCCCCTCCCCGCAGAGATTCGATGTCCAGAAGGGATGATTACCCATCACCAAGGGATGAATATTACAGCACAAAGGACAG CTATTCTAGCCGGGAATATACAAGTTCCAGGGATACAAGGGACTATGCACCACCACCAAGGGATTATCCCCAATCCAGTTCCCGCGATGAGTATGGGTCAATGTCCAGGGGCTACAG TGAGCGTGATGGTTATGGTGGAGGCCGGGAACCTAAAAGCTATATGGAGCGCCCTAGTGCAGCCGCCTATCGAGAGCCCTATGGTGGTTACG GTAACTCACGCAGCGCCCCACCCTCAAGGGCCCCCCAACCATCCTACAATGGCAGTGGCGGAAGCAGTCGCTATGACGACTATGGCAGCAGTTCCCGGGATGGCTATGGCAGTCGTGAAAGTTACCCCAGCAGTCGGAGTGACCCATACCCCCCTAGCCGTGGTGAGCGAATGGGCAGGCAGGAGCGGGGGCCAGCACCCCCAATCGAGAGAGGCTACCCTCCTCGTGACGCGTACAGTGGCTCAAGTCGCGGGGCGCCCCGTGGTGGCCGCGGAGGCTCAAGAGTCGATAGAGGAATTGCCCGCAGCAGATACTGA